The DNA segment CCGCCGCTTTACCGGGCGCGCGCGATCCTGCGAATGACCGAGGGCGCATTCCAGGACACGCGCCGTTCGCTCGCCCGCGGCGACCTGCAGGGCTACTTCACCCAGGTCGTGCTCGGTGCCGACACGGTCCTGCCGATCGTCCGCGACCTGGCGCGCGAGCGCGGCATGTACGCGGCCGAACTCGCCCGCGGCGACGCGGACGCCGTCGCCGCCGTGCGCGAGGACGTGTCGGTCGTCGTGTTCCGCAACTTCTTTCTCATCGCCGGCAGCGACACGCGGCGCACCGTTCGCATCGCGATCACCTACCGGGGCCCCGACGCGGTCGGCGGCACGGCCCTCGTCGAGCGGCTGGCCGACGCGGTCGTGGCCCACGAGCGCCAGCGCCACGAGCGAGCCACCGAATCGTTCGAACGGGAGGCGCTCGCGCACCTGCAGGAGGCCGATGCCGCGCTCGAGCGCCTCGACCGCGAACTCGCCGAGCTGAGGTCGGCGCTCGCCGGCGCCAGCCGGGCGCAACGCGCGGCGCTGTCGGTGCAGCAACAACGGATCGAAGCCCAGCGGCGCGCCTACGACGCGGCGCGAGCCCGCGCGCGCCAGGACCTGGTGGCAGCCAAGGCGTGGCGCGCGAGCCCGGTCGCCGTCGAACTCGCTCAGTTGATCGCGCCCACTCCCGTGCCCGCGCAGGCGAGGAAACGACGCCTCGCGGTCGTGTCGGTGCTCGCGCTGCTCGCCCTGTTGCCGGTCGCCGCCGTGGTCGTCGGCGCGTTCGACTCGCGGGTGCGCGACGCCGAGGACATCGAGCGCGTCGGCATCGACGCGCTCGGCCACATACCCAAGTTCCCCGGCTACGCGGCCGGGAGTCTGGCCGACCGCGTCGCGGCGCGGCGCGAACGCCCGGCGGAGCGCGCGGCCGCGGTGACCGCCGCCGGCGTCAGCGACCGCGCGCTCCGAGCATGACGAGCGGCGTGCGCGCGATGATCGACGCCTCCATCCGCAGGTAGGTGGAGAACTTCTCGAGGGACGCGAGATACGCCATGTCGTACAGCAGCTTCATGCGGAACTCGTCGGCCTCCGCGCCGTCGGCTTCTTCGAGCCCGAACGGGTTGGTGAGCGCCGCGGCGTGCTGCAGCACCTCCGACCCCTCGATCGGCTTGCCGGTGTAGCCGAGCGACACCTGCGCGAGCCCGGTGATGCCGGGCTTGACCCCGCGCATGCGCTCCTCGAACAGCGGGATCGCGAGCGCGAGGTTGCGCAACAGCTCCGGCCGCTCCGGCCGCGGCCCGACCAGGCTCATCGAGCCGGTGAGCACGTTCCACAGCTGCGGCAGCTCGTCGAGCCGCGTCTTGCGCAAGAACCGGCCGACGCGCGTCACCCGCGGATCGTTTTCCCCGGCGACGACCGGCCCGGTGTACTTCTCGGCATCCGGACGCATGGTGCGGAACTTGACCATGTCGAACTCGCGGGTCTGGAACGTGCGCCCGTTCGTGTCGACGAGCGGGCCGGCCCGGCGCTGGCGAAACAGGATCGGCCCGGGGCTGTCCAGGTAGATCGCGGCGCCGATGATCGGAAACAGCGGCGCGGTGACGAG comes from the Deltaproteobacteria bacterium genome and includes:
- a CDS encoding glycosyl transferase, with the translated sequence MTPAVRITKRLVDVVASAAGLLVTAPLFPIIGAAIYLDSPGPILFRQRRAGPLVDTNGRTFQTREFDMVKFRTMRPDAEKYTGPVVAGENDPRVTRVGRFLRKTRLDELPQLWNVLTGSMSLVGPRPERPELLRNLALAIPLFEERMRGVKPGITGLAQVSLGYTGKPIEGSEVLQHAAALTNPFGLEEADGAEADEFRMKLLYDMAYLASLEKFSTYLRMEASIIARTPLVMLGARGR